Proteins from a single region of Juglans microcarpa x Juglans regia isolate MS1-56 chromosome 5S, Jm3101_v1.0, whole genome shotgun sequence:
- the LOC121268049 gene encoding mitochondrial substrate carrier family protein B-like isoform X1, translating into MEARVGVVVEGEQRALNSAHGCVVDRKFLQQHNHTNQSLKQNSQIGTVQQLLAGGIAGAFGKTCTAPLARLTILFQVQGMHSDVAALSKASIWREASRIINEEGFRAFWKGNLVTIAHRLPYSAVNFYAYERYKNQLHSIIGENRRGNTSSDLSVRFVGGGLAGITAASLTYPLDLVRTRLAAQTNSSYYRGIWHAFHTICRDEGFMGLYKGLGATLLNVGPSIAISFSVYETLRSFWQCQRRNDSTVMVSLACGSLSGIASSTATFPLDLVRRRMQLEGAGGRARVYNTGLFGTLGHIIRNEGVRGLYRGIMPEYYKVVPGVGIMFMTNETLKMLL; encoded by the exons ATGGAAGCTCGAGTTGGTGTGGTTGTTGAAGGAGAGCAGAGAGCTCTGAACTCTGCTCACGGTTGCGTCGTCGACCGGAAATTTTTGCAGCAGCACAACCATACGAACCAATCACTGAAACAGAATTCTCAGATTGGGACGGTCCAACAGCTTCTCGCCGGTGGTATTGCGGGTGCTTTTGGAAAAACCTGCACGGCGCCTCTGGCTCGCCTTACCATCCTCTTTCAG GTGCAAGGCATGCACTCTGATGTTGCAGCACTGAGTAAGGCTAGCATATGGCGTGAGGCTTCTCGAATCATCAACGAAGAAGGGTTCAGAGCCTTTTGGAAAGGCAATCTGGTTACGATTGCTCATCGTCTACCTTATTCTGCAGTCAACTTCTACGCATATGAACGCTACAAGAAT CAGTTGCATTCGATTATTGGGGAAAATCGTAGAGGTAATACAAGTTCAGATCTTTCTGTGCGCTTTGTAGGTGGTGGATTGGCAGGAATAACAGCTGCCTCTCTTACATATCCTCTTGATCTTGTTAGGACACGTCTTGCAGCACAG ACAAATTCATCTTACTACAGAGGCATCTGGCATGCCTTTCACACCATTTGTAGAGATGAAGGTTTTATGGGTTTATATAAAGGACTAGGAGCAACACTTTTG AATGTTGGACCCAGTATAGCAATAAGCTTTTCTGTTTATGAGACCTTGAGATCTTTTTGGCAGTGCCAAAG GCGCAATGATTCCACTGTCATGGTCAGTCTTGCTTGTGGCAGTCTTTCAGGCATTGCATCATCAACTG CAACATTCCCTTTGGATCTCGTGAGGCGAAGGATGCAGTTAGAAGGGGCTGGTGGTCGAGCCCGTGTCTATAATACTGGCTTGTTTGGGACACTAGGGCACATAATCCGGAATGAAGGCGTGCGAGGCCTGTATAGAGGGATTATGCCAGAATACTACAAGGTTGTTCCCGGAGTAGGCATTATGTTCATGACTAATGAGACGCTAAAGATGCTTCTGTGA
- the LOC121268049 gene encoding mitochondrial substrate carrier family protein B-like isoform X3, with protein MEARVGVVVEGEQRALNSAHGCVVDRKFLQQHNHTNQSLKQNSQIGTVQQLLAGGIAGAFGKTCTAPLARLTILFQVQGMHSDVAALSKASIWREASRIINEEGFRAFWKGNLVTIAHRLPYSAVNFYAYERYKNQLHSIIGENRRGNTSSDLSVRFVGGGLAGITAASLTYPLDLVRTRLAAQTNSSYYRGIWHAFHTICRDEGFMGLYKGLGATLLNVGPSIAISFSVYETLRSFWQCQRRNDSTVMVSLACGSLSGIASSTVRRGWWSSPCL; from the exons ATGGAAGCTCGAGTTGGTGTGGTTGTTGAAGGAGAGCAGAGAGCTCTGAACTCTGCTCACGGTTGCGTCGTCGACCGGAAATTTTTGCAGCAGCACAACCATACGAACCAATCACTGAAACAGAATTCTCAGATTGGGACGGTCCAACAGCTTCTCGCCGGTGGTATTGCGGGTGCTTTTGGAAAAACCTGCACGGCGCCTCTGGCTCGCCTTACCATCCTCTTTCAG GTGCAAGGCATGCACTCTGATGTTGCAGCACTGAGTAAGGCTAGCATATGGCGTGAGGCTTCTCGAATCATCAACGAAGAAGGGTTCAGAGCCTTTTGGAAAGGCAATCTGGTTACGATTGCTCATCGTCTACCTTATTCTGCAGTCAACTTCTACGCATATGAACGCTACAAGAAT CAGTTGCATTCGATTATTGGGGAAAATCGTAGAGGTAATACAAGTTCAGATCTTTCTGTGCGCTTTGTAGGTGGTGGATTGGCAGGAATAACAGCTGCCTCTCTTACATATCCTCTTGATCTTGTTAGGACACGTCTTGCAGCACAG ACAAATTCATCTTACTACAGAGGCATCTGGCATGCCTTTCACACCATTTGTAGAGATGAAGGTTTTATGGGTTTATATAAAGGACTAGGAGCAACACTTTTG AATGTTGGACCCAGTATAGCAATAAGCTTTTCTGTTTATGAGACCTTGAGATCTTTTTGGCAGTGCCAAAG GCGCAATGATTCCACTGTCATGGTCAGTCTTGCTTGTGGCAGTCTTTCAGGCATTGCATCATCAACTG TTAGAAGGGGCTGGTGGTCGAGCCCGTGTCTATAA
- the LOC121268049 gene encoding mitochondrial substrate carrier family protein B-like isoform X4 translates to MEARVGVVVEGEQRALNSAHGCVVDRKFLQQHNHTNQSLKQNSQIGTVQQLLAGGIAGAFGKTCTAPLARLTILFQVQGMHSDVAALSKASIWREASRIINEEGFRAFWKGNLVTIAHRLPYSAVNFYAYERYKNQLHSIIGENRRGNTSSDLSVRFVGGGLAGITAASLTYPLDLVRTRLAAQTNSSYYRGIWHAFHTICRDEGFMGLYKGLGATLLNVGPSIAISFSVYETLRSFWQCQRRNDSTVMVSLACGSLSGIASSTGCS, encoded by the exons ATGGAAGCTCGAGTTGGTGTGGTTGTTGAAGGAGAGCAGAGAGCTCTGAACTCTGCTCACGGTTGCGTCGTCGACCGGAAATTTTTGCAGCAGCACAACCATACGAACCAATCACTGAAACAGAATTCTCAGATTGGGACGGTCCAACAGCTTCTCGCCGGTGGTATTGCGGGTGCTTTTGGAAAAACCTGCACGGCGCCTCTGGCTCGCCTTACCATCCTCTTTCAG GTGCAAGGCATGCACTCTGATGTTGCAGCACTGAGTAAGGCTAGCATATGGCGTGAGGCTTCTCGAATCATCAACGAAGAAGGGTTCAGAGCCTTTTGGAAAGGCAATCTGGTTACGATTGCTCATCGTCTACCTTATTCTGCAGTCAACTTCTACGCATATGAACGCTACAAGAAT CAGTTGCATTCGATTATTGGGGAAAATCGTAGAGGTAATACAAGTTCAGATCTTTCTGTGCGCTTTGTAGGTGGTGGATTGGCAGGAATAACAGCTGCCTCTCTTACATATCCTCTTGATCTTGTTAGGACACGTCTTGCAGCACAG ACAAATTCATCTTACTACAGAGGCATCTGGCATGCCTTTCACACCATTTGTAGAGATGAAGGTTTTATGGGTTTATATAAAGGACTAGGAGCAACACTTTTG AATGTTGGACCCAGTATAGCAATAAGCTTTTCTGTTTATGAGACCTTGAGATCTTTTTGGCAGTGCCAAAG GCGCAATGATTCCACTGTCATGGTCAGTCTTGCTTGTGGCAGTCTTTCAGGCATTGCATCATCAACTG GATGCAGTTAG
- the LOC121268049 gene encoding mitochondrial adenine nucleotide transporter ADNT1-like isoform X2, producing MEARVGVVVEGEQRALNSAHGCVVDRKFLQQHNHTNQSLKQNSQIGTVQQLLAGGIAGAFGKTCTAPLARLTILFQVQGMHSDVAALSKASIWREASRIINEEGFRAFWKGNLVTIAHRLPYSAVNFYAYERYKNQLHSIIGENRRGNTSSDLSVRFVGGGLAGITAASLTYPLDLVRTRLAAQTNSSYYRGIWHAFHTICRDEGFMGLYKGLGATLLNVGPSIAISFSVYETLRSFWQCQRRNDSTVMVSLACGSLSGIASSTVAGTRNCMHRWDRIQPRKRFFFLISNQTLY from the exons ATGGAAGCTCGAGTTGGTGTGGTTGTTGAAGGAGAGCAGAGAGCTCTGAACTCTGCTCACGGTTGCGTCGTCGACCGGAAATTTTTGCAGCAGCACAACCATACGAACCAATCACTGAAACAGAATTCTCAGATTGGGACGGTCCAACAGCTTCTCGCCGGTGGTATTGCGGGTGCTTTTGGAAAAACCTGCACGGCGCCTCTGGCTCGCCTTACCATCCTCTTTCAG GTGCAAGGCATGCACTCTGATGTTGCAGCACTGAGTAAGGCTAGCATATGGCGTGAGGCTTCTCGAATCATCAACGAAGAAGGGTTCAGAGCCTTTTGGAAAGGCAATCTGGTTACGATTGCTCATCGTCTACCTTATTCTGCAGTCAACTTCTACGCATATGAACGCTACAAGAAT CAGTTGCATTCGATTATTGGGGAAAATCGTAGAGGTAATACAAGTTCAGATCTTTCTGTGCGCTTTGTAGGTGGTGGATTGGCAGGAATAACAGCTGCCTCTCTTACATATCCTCTTGATCTTGTTAGGACACGTCTTGCAGCACAG ACAAATTCATCTTACTACAGAGGCATCTGGCATGCCTTTCACACCATTTGTAGAGATGAAGGTTTTATGGGTTTATATAAAGGACTAGGAGCAACACTTTTG AATGTTGGACCCAGTATAGCAATAAGCTTTTCTGTTTATGAGACCTTGAGATCTTTTTGGCAGTGCCAAAG GCGCAATGATTCCACTGTCATGGTCAGTCTTGCTTGTGGCAGTCTTTCAGGCATTGCATCATCAACTG TCGCGGGAACAAGAAATTGCATGCATAGGTGGGATCGAATCCAACCAAGAaaaagatttttctttcttatttccaACCAAACCCTATATTGA